From one Streptomyces spiramyceticus genomic stretch:
- a CDS encoding type I polyketide synthase, which yields MADPRRGPRPTDAAVVGMGAVFPGAADLAAYRRNLYAGLDAISDVPPGRWDPEVYYDPNGAEAPARSDHFYCRRGGFIDDLAAFDPTRFGIMPAAVAGAEPDQLLALRVIAEAVADAGGDERLPADRSRIGVILGRGGFMGVATARLDQRVRTAHQIAATLRELAPELGEDRITAVREAFQAGLGPERPDASIGLVPSFTAARTANRLDFRGPAYTLDAACASSLLAVEQAAGLLAGGGCDLVVAGAVHHCHIATLWSVFTQLRALSPTQTIRPFDRRADGTLLSEGTGIVLLKRLADAERDGDRIYAVVRGVGVAGDGRAASLMSPLVDGQVRALRQAWAQAGLDPAAPDALGLLEAHGTGTPVGDEAELATVARVFGPRVAGTDPVAMGSVKSMLGHTMQASGMAGLIKAVLAVYDGTLPPTLHLDEPHEGFARTRMRPVTAEEPWERGRAPRRAGVNAFGFGGINAHVVLEEAPGGGSVPLVREGGPAGRAVRGPATETAPSAKATAATGELPGPVPATAARAGLPPGGRLRAGAADPGTAPKPAAAPGTEPPRPAAEQGPPDGTEPRNHPGNASPPPPPAQGPRSQPASATAGQAPAASASPGPEASALASAGSAPAASVSALAVSASAGQDTGAQGPAGPAPAASAAAGSVPAASASPGPEASALASAGSAPAASVSALAVSASAGQDTGTQGPAGPAPAVSAPAGSPAAASGSDAPGWVSAVSGPTASPTAGPLPTASVSADPVPEGSVSASAVRPPVGTGPGAGGLVLRIAAATPRELLGVLEALPDRWRASAPLGSGGPCRLALFGAHGRKQRALAAAVVARGKPWRGRGGVWFAPRPLLAGDARLAFLFPGLEPELAPCVDGVADHFGLPRPALTGGGALVERAVDAIAVGRFFARVLPELGIRADLLAGHSLGEWTAMVVAGMYPQQAVDTFLDSLRPGDLDVPDLVYAALGCGARQAADALRGLDRVAVSHDNCPHQSVLCGEPRPVADALIRLAGQGVLTQELPFRSGFHTPMWAPYLDQVRAAFARLPLRPPTVPVWSATTCALYPGGEHEVRDVVLRHLLEPVRFRELTSRLYAEGVRAFVQMGPGSLPGFVADTLHGRDHLAVSAGAARGSDGLNQLRRLAAALWTEGLDARWDRLTDRNPGMPAGPAVPASPAAPRPRLVRLDLGSPLVRLGSNAPELSVTGPSRPPAASSHALVSALDAVLEETQAAARSVAEAWRAAPALRPAPTAPQEHRTRRQLSLETMPYVRDHCVYLQPDTWPEPSDRFPVVPMTTLLELAADAARQLVPGRTVAGFDDVRALRWLAVAPPVDAEINAFHDPSDSGRVRVEIAGCATVTVVLADRRPARPAPDPSALTREAPPPVSAEALYRDRWMFHGPAFAGVREVTAVADDGIRGVLCALPAPGALLDAAGQLLGHWMQLRLTVDRLVFPASLERVRLYGPAPRDGALVRATARIRAVRPGSVLGDVELTHGDGTVLARLEGWTYRRFAADERVWPMKFTPEICGIGEPQPGGWCLARRRWTDPASQELVMRRYLGAAERAAYEQRPPRARAAWLLGRIAAKDAIRRLLWERDAGPVFPAEVPVGNDDRGRPRPEGPLAAGLRLSLAHKDRLAVAYAQPAHTVGIGIGIGNGIGIDVETVTDDPAALSRIALTADERRLAEELAAREGTGTAQALTALWCAKEAAAKAEGTGLGGRLRQWTVTDAPAGLRVTSPEGRSHAVRISTVHDLPGPGDDGPTLHVVARTVATATATATATAASTTTPATTDPTEASHGI from the coding sequence ATGGCTGACCCGCGACGCGGACCCCGCCCGACCGACGCGGCCGTTGTCGGCATGGGCGCCGTGTTTCCCGGCGCCGCCGACCTGGCCGCGTACCGGAGGAATCTCTACGCGGGTCTGGACGCCATCAGCGATGTACCGCCCGGCCGCTGGGATCCCGAGGTCTATTACGACCCGAACGGGGCCGAAGCCCCGGCCCGCAGCGACCACTTCTACTGCCGACGCGGGGGTTTCATCGACGACCTCGCCGCCTTCGACCCGACCCGATTCGGCATCATGCCCGCGGCCGTGGCCGGCGCGGAGCCCGATCAGCTGCTCGCGCTGCGCGTCATCGCCGAGGCGGTGGCCGACGCGGGGGGCGATGAGCGGCTGCCCGCCGACCGCTCCCGGATCGGCGTGATCCTCGGCCGCGGCGGATTCATGGGCGTTGCCACCGCCCGCCTCGACCAGCGCGTACGCACGGCCCACCAGATCGCCGCGACCCTGCGCGAACTCGCCCCCGAGCTGGGCGAGGACCGGATCACGGCGGTCCGCGAGGCGTTTCAGGCCGGCCTCGGCCCGGAGCGGCCGGACGCGTCCATCGGCCTCGTACCCAGCTTCACGGCCGCCCGTACCGCCAACCGCCTGGACTTCCGGGGCCCCGCCTACACCCTCGACGCCGCCTGCGCCTCGTCGCTCCTCGCCGTCGAGCAGGCGGCCGGCCTCCTGGCGGGCGGCGGCTGCGACCTGGTGGTTGCGGGGGCCGTGCACCACTGCCATATCGCCACGCTGTGGAGCGTCTTCACGCAGCTGCGGGCGCTGAGCCCGACCCAGACCATCCGTCCCTTCGACCGCCGCGCCGACGGCACGCTGCTCTCCGAGGGCACCGGCATCGTCCTCCTCAAGCGCCTGGCGGACGCCGAACGCGACGGCGACCGGATCTACGCCGTCGTACGAGGGGTCGGCGTGGCCGGTGACGGCCGGGCGGCGAGCCTGATGAGCCCGCTGGTGGACGGCCAGGTACGCGCCCTGCGGCAGGCCTGGGCGCAGGCCGGTCTCGACCCGGCCGCGCCCGATGCGCTCGGCCTGCTGGAGGCGCACGGCACCGGGACACCGGTCGGCGACGAGGCGGAACTCGCCACCGTGGCCCGGGTGTTCGGCCCCCGCGTGGCGGGCACCGACCCGGTCGCGATGGGCTCGGTGAAGTCGATGCTCGGCCACACCATGCAGGCCTCGGGGATGGCCGGGCTGATCAAGGCCGTACTCGCGGTGTACGACGGGACGCTGCCCCCGACCCTCCACCTCGACGAACCGCACGAGGGCTTCGCGCGGACGCGCATGCGTCCGGTGACGGCGGAAGAGCCGTGGGAGCGGGGGCGCGCACCGCGACGGGCGGGCGTGAACGCGTTCGGCTTCGGCGGGATCAACGCCCACGTGGTGCTGGAGGAGGCACCGGGCGGCGGGTCCGTGCCGCTCGTACGGGAGGGGGGCCCGGCCGGCCGCGCGGTGCGGGGACCTGCCACGGAGACGGCGCCGTCGGCGAAGGCAACGGCCGCGACGGGAGAGTTGCCGGGCCCCGTTCCCGCCACGGCGGCGCGCGCCGGGCTACCGCCGGGAGGACGGCTCAGGGCCGGTGCGGCCGATCCAGGCACCGCGCCCAAGCCCGCTGCCGCACCCGGCACGGAGCCGCCCCGCCCGGCTGCTGAGCAGGGCCCCCCGGACGGGACGGAGCCCAGGAACCACCCCGGCAACGCGAGCCCCCCACCACCGCCCGCCCAAGGGCCCCGGAGCCAACCGGCCTCGGCAACGGCGGGCCAGGCTCCGGCGGCTTCGGCATCGCCGGGTCCGGAGGCATCGGCCTTGGCATCGGCCGGCTCGGCTCCGGCGGCGTCCGTCTCGGCTTTGGCCGTCTCCGCGTCCGCGGGCCAGGACACCGGGGCCCAGGGCCCCGCGGGCCCGGCTCCGGCGGCTTCGGCAGCAGCGGGCTCGGTTCCGGCGGCTTCGGCATCGCCGGGTCCGGAGGCATCGGCCTTGGCATCGGCCGGCTCGGCTCCGGCGGCGTCCGTCTCGGCTTTGGCCGTCTCCGCGTCCGCGGGCCAGGACACCGGGACCCAGGGCCCCGCGGGCCCGGCTCCGGCGGTCTCGGCACCGGCGGGCTCGCCTGCGGCGGCCTCGGGCTCGGACGCGCCGGGTTGGGTATCGGCGGTCTCGGGCCCGACGGCTTCGCCAACCGCAGGCCCGCTGCCGACGGCTTCGGTGTCCGCGGACCCGGTTCCAGAAGGTTCGGTGTCCGCATCGGCGGTCCGCCCGCCGGTAGGCACGGGCCCCGGGGCGGGCGGGCTCGTGCTTCGCATTGCGGCCGCCACTCCCCGCGAACTCCTGGGCGTGCTCGAAGCCTTGCCCGATCGCTGGCGGGCTTCCGCGCCGCTCGGCTCCGGTGGTCCTTGTCGCCTTGCTCTTTTCGGGGCCCACGGGCGCAAGCAGCGGGCCCTCGCAGCGGCGGTTGTCGCTCGGGGGAAGCCGTGGCGCGGGCGTGGCGGGGTGTGGTTTGCGCCGAGGCCGTTGCTCGCGGGCGACGCTCGGCTCGCGTTCCTGTTTCCCGGGCTGGAGCCGGAGCTCGCTCCCTGTGTCGACGGCGTCGCCGACCACTTCGGGCTGCCCCGGCCCGCCCTGACCGGTGGCGGCGCACTGGTCGAGCGGGCGGTCGACGCCATCGCCGTCGGCCGGTTCTTCGCCCGCGTACTCCCCGAACTCGGCATCCGGGCCGACCTGCTGGCCGGACACAGCCTCGGCGAATGGACCGCCATGGTGGTGGCCGGGATGTACCCGCAGCAGGCGGTCGACACCTTCCTCGACTCGCTGCGCCCCGGCGATCTCGACGTCCCCGATCTCGTGTACGCGGCCCTCGGCTGCGGCGCGCGGCAAGCTGCCGACGCGCTGCGGGGGCTCGACCGTGTTGCCGTCAGCCACGACAACTGCCCTCACCAGTCGGTGCTGTGCGGCGAGCCCCGCCCCGTTGCCGACGCGCTGATCCGGCTGGCCGGCCAGGGCGTACTCACGCAGGAGCTGCCATTCCGGTCGGGCTTCCATACGCCGATGTGGGCGCCGTACCTCGACCAGGTGCGCGCCGCCTTCGCCAGGCTGCCGCTGCGGCCGCCGACCGTACCTGTGTGGTCGGCGACCACGTGCGCCCTGTACCCAGGGGGCGAGCACGAAGTCCGGGACGTGGTGCTGCGCCACCTGCTGGAACCGGTGCGCTTCCGGGAGCTGACCAGCCGGTTGTACGCCGAGGGTGTACGGGCCTTCGTACAGATGGGCCCGGGCAGCCTCCCCGGCTTCGTGGCGGACACCCTGCACGGCCGGGACCACCTCGCCGTCTCCGCGGGCGCGGCCCGGGGCAGCGACGGGCTGAACCAACTGCGCCGGCTTGCCGCAGCGCTGTGGACGGAAGGCCTCGACGCCCGCTGGGATCGCCTGACGGACCGCAACCCCGGGATGCCGGCCGGGCCTGCGGTGCCTGCCTCGCCCGCAGCGCCCAGACCTCGCCTCGTACGGCTCGACCTCGGCTCCCCGCTGGTGCGCCTCGGCAGCAACGCGCCCGAGTTGTCCGTGACCGGCCCGTCCCGGCCACCCGCCGCCTCCAGCCACGCACTGGTCTCGGCCCTGGACGCCGTACTGGAGGAGACGCAAGCCGCAGCACGCAGCGTTGCGGAAGCCTGGCGCGCTGCCCCCGCCCTCCGGCCGGCGCCCACCGCGCCACAGGAGCACCGCACCCGCCGTCAGCTCTCCCTGGAGACCATGCCGTACGTCCGCGACCACTGTGTCTACCTCCAGCCCGACACCTGGCCCGAGCCCTCCGACCGGTTCCCCGTCGTGCCCATGACCACGCTGCTGGAGCTGGCCGCGGACGCCGCGCGCCAGCTGGTCCCCGGGCGTACTGTGGCCGGTTTCGACGATGTGCGCGCCCTGCGCTGGCTCGCCGTCGCCCCGCCCGTCGATGCCGAGATCAACGCCTTCCACGACCCCTCCGACAGCGGCCGGGTGCGGGTCGAGATCGCCGGGTGCGCGACCGTCACCGTCGTCCTGGCCGACCGTCGTCCTGCCCGCCCCGCCCCCGATCCTTCGGCACTGACCCGCGAAGCGCCGCCGCCGGTCAGCGCCGAGGCCCTCTACCGCGACCGGTGGATGTTCCACGGGCCGGCCTTCGCCGGAGTCCGCGAGGTGACCGCCGTCGCCGACGACGGCATCCGGGGGGTGCTGTGCGCCCTGCCGGCGCCCGGGGCACTCCTCGATGCCGCCGGGCAACTGCTCGGTCACTGGATGCAGTTGAGGCTGACGGTCGACCGGCTGGTGTTCCCCGCGTCGCTGGAGCGGGTCCGCCTCTACGGGCCCGCTCCACGTGACGGCGCGCTGGTACGCGCCACCGCCCGCATCCGCGCCGTGCGGCCGGGCTCCGTACTGGGCGACGTGGAACTCACCCACGGCGACGGCACCGTACTGGCCCGCCTGGAGGGCTGGACGTACCGGCGCTTCGCCGCCGACGAGCGGGTGTGGCCGATGAAGTTCACGCCGGAGATCTGCGGCATCGGCGAGCCGCAGCCCGGCGGCTGGTGTCTGGCACGGCGCCGCTGGACCGACCCCGCCTCGCAGGAGCTGGTGATGCGGCGCTACCTCGGCGCCGCCGAGCGGGCGGCGTACGAGCAGCGTCCGCCGCGGGCCCGCGCGGCCTGGCTGCTCGGCCGGATCGCGGCGAAGGATGCGATACGCCGGCTTCTCTGGGAGCGCGACGCGGGCCCCGTCTTCCCGGCCGAAGTCCCCGTGGGCAACGACGACCGGGGCCGCCCGCGCCCCGAAGGCCCGCTCGCCGCAGGGCTACGGCTCTCCCTCGCCCACAAGGACCGGCTGGCAGTCGCGTACGCCCAGCCTGCTCACACCGTCGGCATCGGCATCGGCATCGGAAATGGCATCGGCATCGACGTCGAGACCGTCACCGACGATCCCGCCGCACTGAGCCGTATCGCCCTCACCGCCGACGAGCGGCGCCTCGCCGAGGAGCTCGCCGCGCGCGAAGGCACCGGCACGGCGCAGGCGCTCACCGCGCTCTGGTGTGCCAAGGAAGCAGCCGCCAAGGCGGAAGGCACGGGCCTCGGGGGACGCCTGCGGCAGTGGACCGTCACCGACGCTCCCGCAGGGCTCCGGGTGACCTCGCCCGAGGGCCGTAGCCACGCCGTGAGGATCAGCACGGTCCACGACCTGCCCGGCCCCGGTGACGACGGCCCCACCCTCCACGTCGTCGCCCGGACAGTAGCCACAGCCACAGCCACAGCCACAGCCACAGCCGCATCCACCACCACCCCAGCCACCACCGACCCGACGGAGGCCAGCCATGGCATCTGA
- a CDS encoding phosphopantetheine-binding protein has product MASDPTAERILAEITAMLVETVGDEFLLADEVTLKTTFNEDLALESIEFVALAELLQQRYGAAVDLIAFLAEKDMEEILAMTVGDLVFHIAGTAPSAPPASPTPPTTSRPSAPSSTSSASAA; this is encoded by the coding sequence ATGGCATCTGACCCCACGGCCGAACGGATACTCGCCGAGATCACCGCCATGCTCGTCGAGACCGTCGGCGACGAGTTCCTCCTCGCGGACGAGGTCACTCTGAAGACCACGTTCAACGAGGATCTGGCGCTGGAGAGCATCGAGTTCGTCGCACTCGCAGAGTTGCTCCAGCAGCGCTACGGGGCGGCGGTGGACCTGATCGCCTTCCTGGCGGAGAAGGACATGGAGGAGATCCTGGCCATGACGGTCGGCGACCTCGTGTTCCACATCGCCGGCACAGCGCCGTCGGCTCCGCCGGCCTCGCCGACCCCGCCGACCACGTCACGCCCATCAGCCCCGTCGTCCACCTCGTCCGCCTCGGCCGCCTGA
- a CDS encoding alpha/beta fold hydrolase, whose translation MAEILANSVRLHVQRLPGRDRSSTEPVAVFLHGLVVDNLSSFYCTLAVPASRAGHDVVLYDLRGHGRSERPPAGYDTDTAVRDLTALLAALGLDERPVHLIGNSYGGMLALHTALAHPGLVAGLVLIEAPLSGLWIENMLDTLSVAALDLEGSHVPQELASIGARKAARLTATADELLNRTTLIDDIAAARPFTPEDFARVRCPVLAVCGEHSELLPGARELARHAAHCTVRVLPGLGHDVLKGGTDELRRAVLDRLAEPARQQPEAVTV comes from the coding sequence ATGGCCGAGATCCTCGCCAACTCCGTACGCCTCCACGTGCAGCGGCTGCCGGGCCGTGACCGCAGTTCCACCGAACCCGTCGCCGTCTTCCTCCACGGCCTGGTCGTGGACAACCTCTCAAGCTTCTACTGCACCCTCGCCGTCCCCGCCTCCCGGGCCGGGCACGACGTCGTCCTGTACGACCTGCGCGGCCACGGTCGCAGCGAGCGGCCGCCCGCCGGGTACGACACCGACACCGCCGTACGGGACCTGACCGCCCTGCTCGCCGCCCTCGGCCTCGACGAGCGCCCCGTACACCTCATAGGCAACAGCTACGGCGGCATGCTCGCACTCCACACCGCGCTCGCCCACCCCGGCCTCGTCGCCGGGCTCGTCCTCATCGAGGCCCCGCTGAGCGGCCTCTGGATCGAGAACATGCTCGACACGCTCTCCGTCGCCGCCCTCGACCTCGAAGGCAGCCACGTGCCGCAGGAACTCGCCTCGATCGGAGCGCGCAAGGCCGCCCGCCTGACCGCCACCGCCGACGAACTCCTCAACCGCACCACCCTGATCGACGACATCGCGGCGGCCCGGCCCTTCACGCCAGAGGACTTCGCCCGAGTGCGCTGCCCCGTGCTGGCCGTCTGCGGCGAGCACTCCGAACTGCTCCCCGGCGCCCGCGAATTGGCCCGCCATGCAGCCCACTGCACCGTCCGCGTCCTGCCGGGCCTGGGACACGACGTACTCAAGGGCGGCACCGACGAGCTCCGGCGGGCGGTGCTCGACCGACTCGCCGAGCCCGCGCGGCAGCAGCCCGAGGCGGTGACGGTATGA